A region from the Corticium candelabrum chromosome 14, ooCorCand1.1, whole genome shotgun sequence genome encodes:
- the LOC134190008 gene encoding filamin A-interacting protein 1-like, with amino-acid sequence MMMATTVDVGVEREVDENSLQESLQDTEFGGSGDEEVGSLVRHAVSELESALQESRRLLSERERELTVVRKELDKYRQQVAKEILRKTEISAALDQSRTHALRLESLVERWQQELRESKSHEEKAKQLATEVTTDNERMRGSLKETEARNKELTVENSRLSQELENQKKKLSAFRHGQQAQSAKTESRSSTRSPDPDVNLKFLRKAVYHYLTGYHADEQIKVIVAILDFNPQQRKSIYDRQQQRGGWFSTGKS; translated from the coding sequence ATGATGATGGCTACAACTGTCGATGTTGGCGTGGAGAGAGAGGTTGATGAAAACAGTTTACAGGAGAGTTTACAGGACACCGAATTTGGAGGATCAGGAGATGAAGAAGTAGGTTCCCTAGTCAGACACGCTGTGTCCGAGCTGGAAAGCGCTCTCCAAGAATCGCGAAGACTGCTATCAGAACGTGAACGTGAACTGACAGTCGTACGCAAAGAGTTGGATAAGTACAGACAACAAGTAGCCAAGGAAATTCTAAGGAAAACGGAAATATCGGCAGCACTTGACCAGAGCCGCACCCACGCACTGAGACTAGAGTCGCTAGTAGAAAGATGGCAGCAAGAGTTGCGAGAGTCTAAGTCTCACGAGGAGAAAGCCAAGCAACTAGCAACAGAGGTAACAACAGACAACGAGCGTATGCGGGGGTCCTTGAAAGAAACCGAAGCTAGGAACAAGGAACTGACTGTTGAAAATTCTCGTCTATCACAAGAGCTGGAAAACCAGAAGAAGAAATTATCTGCTTTTCGACATGGTCAGCAAGCTCAGTCCGCTAAGACAGAGAGTCGATCAAGTACTAGATCTCCAGACCCGGATGTTAATTTGAAGTTCCTCAGAAAAGCAGTGTATCACTATCTCACAGGATATCACGCTGATGAGCAGATTAAGGTCATTGTGGCTATTTTGGACTTTAATCCACAACAACGAAAGTCTATTTACGATAGACAGCAGCAGAGAGGTGGCTGGTTTAGTACTGGAAAGAGCTAA
- the LOC134189905 gene encoding uncharacterized protein LOC134189905 isoform X2, producing the protein MSSSARSAVDLYSHCEQAAGGSGQLEDLLMLAENFQSEHGASGNRIALNSFLPGPDATLPCYLHPTPHLFIENSNELATVSDFFTTDILKGREETKRKEKNAKQKQRDASKRENESLAFSNFDKGCKLKRTSTSVPSTKAEQSESMQVLSECFLEVYEDFSNESQIEDFLDVIRNEVKEKLSMLRVKKLKERTCKTNWREKKDRWCDSCRAKDRKKACLVKNGLASGKRHSLKSHLPRKRRHTAELNRLQEIDD; encoded by the exons ATGTCATCAAGTGCTAGAAGTGCAGTAGACCTCTATTCTCATTGTGAACAAGCAGCTGGTGGTAGTGGACAGTTGGAGGA TCTATTAATGCTAGCTGAAAACTTCCAATCAGAACATGGAG CCTCTGGTAACAGGATTGCTCTGAACTCATTTCTACCAGGACCTGATGCAACGTTACCATGTTATCTTCACCCCACTCCACACCTTTTCATTGAAAATTCAAATGAGTTGGCGACTGTAAGTGATTTCTTTACTACTGACATTCTGAAAGGCCGCGAGGAAAcgaaaagaaaagaaaagaacgcaaaacaaaa GCAAAGAGATGCAAGCAAACGAGAGAATGAATCCTTGGCATTCAGTAATTTTGACAAGGGTTGTAAGCTGAAAAGGACCTCTACATCTGTACCATCGACCAAG GCCGAGCAATCAGAGTCCATGCAAGTTCTCTCAGAATGTTTTTTGGAAG TATACGAAGATTTCAGCAACGAAAGCCAAATCGAGGACTTTTTAGATGTAATTAGAAATGAGGTGAAAGAAAAGCTGTCAATGCTTAGAGTCAA aaaattgaaagaaagaACTTGTAAAACCAACTGgagagaaaagaaagacagatggtGTGACAGTTGTCG AGCAAAGGACAGAAAAAAGGCCTGCTTGGTGAAGAATGGCCTTGCAAGTGGAAAACGTCACTCACTTAAATCACACCTGCCACGAAAACGAAGACACACAGCTGAACTGAACCGGCTGCAGGAGATTGATGATTGA
- the LOC134189905 gene encoding uncharacterized protein LOC134189905 isoform X1, protein MSSSARSAVDLYSHCEQAAGGSGQLEDLLMLAENFQSEHGGVGPESSGNRIALNSFLPGPDATLPCYLHPTPHLFIENSNELATVSDFFTTDILKGREETKRKEKNAKQKQRDASKRENESLAFSNFDKGCKLKRTSTSVPSTKAEQSESMQVLSECFLEVYEDFSNESQIEDFLDVIRNEVKEKLSMLRVKKLKERTCKTNWREKKDRWCDSCRAKDRKKACLVKNGLASGKRHSLKSHLPRKRRHTAELNRLQEIDD, encoded by the exons ATGTCATCAAGTGCTAGAAGTGCAGTAGACCTCTATTCTCATTGTGAACAAGCAGCTGGTGGTAGTGGACAGTTGGAGGA TCTATTAATGCTAGCTGAAAACTTCCAATCAGAACATGGAGGTGTAGGAccagaat CCTCTGGTAACAGGATTGCTCTGAACTCATTTCTACCAGGACCTGATGCAACGTTACCATGTTATCTTCACCCCACTCCACACCTTTTCATTGAAAATTCAAATGAGTTGGCGACTGTAAGTGATTTCTTTACTACTGACATTCTGAAAGGCCGCGAGGAAAcgaaaagaaaagaaaagaacgcaaaacaaaa GCAAAGAGATGCAAGCAAACGAGAGAATGAATCCTTGGCATTCAGTAATTTTGACAAGGGTTGTAAGCTGAAAAGGACCTCTACATCTGTACCATCGACCAAG GCCGAGCAATCAGAGTCCATGCAAGTTCTCTCAGAATGTTTTTTGGAAG TATACGAAGATTTCAGCAACGAAAGCCAAATCGAGGACTTTTTAGATGTAATTAGAAATGAGGTGAAAGAAAAGCTGTCAATGCTTAGAGTCAA aaaattgaaagaaagaACTTGTAAAACCAACTGgagagaaaagaaagacagatggtGTGACAGTTGTCG AGCAAAGGACAGAAAAAAGGCCTGCTTGGTGAAGAATGGCCTTGCAAGTGGAAAACGTCACTCACTTAAATCACACCTGCCACGAAAACGAAGACACACAGCTGAACTGAACCGGCTGCAGGAGATTGATGATTGA
- the LOC134189905 gene encoding uncharacterized protein LOC134189905 isoform X3, translating into MLAENFQSEHGGVGPESSGNRIALNSFLPGPDATLPCYLHPTPHLFIENSNELATVSDFFTTDILKGREETKRKEKNAKQKQRDASKRENESLAFSNFDKGCKLKRTSTSVPSTKAEQSESMQVLSECFLEVYEDFSNESQIEDFLDVIRNEVKEKLSMLRVKKLKERTCKTNWREKKDRWCDSCRAKDRKKACLVKNGLASGKRHSLKSHLPRKRRHTAELNRLQEIDD; encoded by the exons ATGCTAGCTGAAAACTTCCAATCAGAACATGGAGGTGTAGGAccagaat CCTCTGGTAACAGGATTGCTCTGAACTCATTTCTACCAGGACCTGATGCAACGTTACCATGTTATCTTCACCCCACTCCACACCTTTTCATTGAAAATTCAAATGAGTTGGCGACTGTAAGTGATTTCTTTACTACTGACATTCTGAAAGGCCGCGAGGAAAcgaaaagaaaagaaaagaacgcaaaacaaaa GCAAAGAGATGCAAGCAAACGAGAGAATGAATCCTTGGCATTCAGTAATTTTGACAAGGGTTGTAAGCTGAAAAGGACCTCTACATCTGTACCATCGACCAAG GCCGAGCAATCAGAGTCCATGCAAGTTCTCTCAGAATGTTTTTTGGAAG TATACGAAGATTTCAGCAACGAAAGCCAAATCGAGGACTTTTTAGATGTAATTAGAAATGAGGTGAAAGAAAAGCTGTCAATGCTTAGAGTCAA aaaattgaaagaaagaACTTGTAAAACCAACTGgagagaaaagaaagacagatggtGTGACAGTTGTCG AGCAAAGGACAGAAAAAAGGCCTGCTTGGTGAAGAATGGCCTTGCAAGTGGAAAACGTCACTCACTTAAATCACACCTGCCACGAAAACGAAGACACACAGCTGAACTGAACCGGCTGCAGGAGATTGATGATTGA
- the LOC134190005 gene encoding uncharacterized protein LOC134190005 isoform X1, which translates to METFYCYYSTFDAATAAPSTTYSEPHTQMVFSGRCLFPEANQYQTQFSNQWDECNLEALLFDIESVVSSAGLPVSSSAGYHHNCAQLPTVSATPTHSQKPVFPAKQRKPASVSAKRAKQNERDTCKRNSDERAFWNFLQVFGPHSKSDHSTEMSLTKAEKADCVNHMSQAFLKTYESWPQEKRNGVDEFLQRVRDMFNKRQLEPEMKLDVRRRSKTCKQRWANNQSMWCRHCSVPLRKKACLIKGKATM; encoded by the exons atgGAAA CTTTCTACTGCTACTATTCCACGTTTGATGCAGCTACAGCTGCACCTTCAACTACTTACTCGGAACCTCATACTCAGATGGTGTTTAGTGGACGATGTCTGTTTCCTGAGGCTAACCAATATCAGACACAATTCAGCAATCAGTGGGATGAATG TAACTTGGAGGCTTTACTGTTTGACATAGAAAGTGTAGTATCAAGTGCAGGACTTCCAG TTTCTAGTTCTGCTGGTTATCATCATAATTGTGCTCAACTGCCAACAGTATCAGCAACCCCAACACATAGTCAAAAGCCAGTTTTTCcagcaaaacaaagaaaacctGCTAGTGTCAGTGCGAAAAGAGCAAAACAAAA TGAACGTGACACCTGCAAGCGAAACAGTGATGAGAGAGCCTTCTGGAACTTCTTGCAAGTCTTTGGTCCGCACTCAAAATCTGACCATAGTACAGAGATGTCACTAACAAAAGCTGAAAAAGCTGACTGCGTTAATCATATGTCACAAGCCTTCTTGAAAA CATATGAGAGTTGGCCGCAAGAGAAACGAAACGGGGTTGATGAATTTCTTCAAAGAGTACGAGATATGTTTAACAAGCGACAGCTTGAACCAGAGATGAAGTTAGACGT GAGAAGAAGGTCTAAGACATGCAAGCAACGATGGGCAAACAATCAGAGTATGTGGTGTAGGCactgcag TGTCCCACTGAGAAAAAAGGCTTGCTTGATAAAGGGCAAGGCAACAATGTAA
- the LOC134190005 gene encoding uncharacterized protein LOC134190005 isoform X2 translates to METFYCYYSTFDAATAAPSTTYSEPHTQMVFSGRCLFPEANQYQTQFSNQWDECNLEALLFDIESVVSSAGLPVSSSAGYHHNCAQLPTVSATPTHSQKPVFPAKQRKPASVSAKRAKQNERDTCKRNSDERAFWNFLQVFGPHSKSDHSTEMSLTKAEKADCVNHMSQAFLKTYESWPQEKRNGVDEFLQRVRDMFNKRQLEPEMKRRRSKTCKQRWANNQSMWCRHCSVPLRKKACLIKGKATM, encoded by the exons atgGAAA CTTTCTACTGCTACTATTCCACGTTTGATGCAGCTACAGCTGCACCTTCAACTACTTACTCGGAACCTCATACTCAGATGGTGTTTAGTGGACGATGTCTGTTTCCTGAGGCTAACCAATATCAGACACAATTCAGCAATCAGTGGGATGAATG TAACTTGGAGGCTTTACTGTTTGACATAGAAAGTGTAGTATCAAGTGCAGGACTTCCAG TTTCTAGTTCTGCTGGTTATCATCATAATTGTGCTCAACTGCCAACAGTATCAGCAACCCCAACACATAGTCAAAAGCCAGTTTTTCcagcaaaacaaagaaaacctGCTAGTGTCAGTGCGAAAAGAGCAAAACAAAA TGAACGTGACACCTGCAAGCGAAACAGTGATGAGAGAGCCTTCTGGAACTTCTTGCAAGTCTTTGGTCCGCACTCAAAATCTGACCATAGTACAGAGATGTCACTAACAAAAGCTGAAAAAGCTGACTGCGTTAATCATATGTCACAAGCCTTCTTGAAAA CATATGAGAGTTGGCCGCAAGAGAAACGAAACGGGGTTGATGAATTTCTTCAAAGAGTACGAGATATGTTTAACAAGCGACAGCTTGAACCAGAGATGAA GAGAAGAAGGTCTAAGACATGCAAGCAACGATGGGCAAACAATCAGAGTATGTGGTGTAGGCactgcag TGTCCCACTGAGAAAAAAGGCTTGCTTGATAAAGGGCAAGGCAACAATGTAA
- the LOC134190005 gene encoding uncharacterized protein LOC134190005 isoform X3, producing the protein METFYCYYSTFDAATAAPSTTYSEPHTQMVFSGRCLFPEANQYQTQFSNQWDECNLEALLFDIESVVSSAGLPVSSSAGYHHNCAQLPTVSATPTHSQKPVFPAKQRKPASVSAKRAKQNERDTCKRNSDERAFWNFLQVFGPHSKSDHSTEMSLTKAEKADCVNHMSQAFLKTYESWPQEKRNGVDEFLQRVRDMFNKRQLEPEMKLDVRRRSKTCKQRWANNQMSH; encoded by the exons atgGAAA CTTTCTACTGCTACTATTCCACGTTTGATGCAGCTACAGCTGCACCTTCAACTACTTACTCGGAACCTCATACTCAGATGGTGTTTAGTGGACGATGTCTGTTTCCTGAGGCTAACCAATATCAGACACAATTCAGCAATCAGTGGGATGAATG TAACTTGGAGGCTTTACTGTTTGACATAGAAAGTGTAGTATCAAGTGCAGGACTTCCAG TTTCTAGTTCTGCTGGTTATCATCATAATTGTGCTCAACTGCCAACAGTATCAGCAACCCCAACACATAGTCAAAAGCCAGTTTTTCcagcaaaacaaagaaaacctGCTAGTGTCAGTGCGAAAAGAGCAAAACAAAA TGAACGTGACACCTGCAAGCGAAACAGTGATGAGAGAGCCTTCTGGAACTTCTTGCAAGTCTTTGGTCCGCACTCAAAATCTGACCATAGTACAGAGATGTCACTAACAAAAGCTGAAAAAGCTGACTGCGTTAATCATATGTCACAAGCCTTCTTGAAAA CATATGAGAGTTGGCCGCAAGAGAAACGAAACGGGGTTGATGAATTTCTTCAAAGAGTACGAGATATGTTTAACAAGCGACAGCTTGAACCAGAGATGAAGTTAGACGT GAGAAGAAGGTCTAAGACATGCAAGCAACGATGGGCAAACAATCAGA TGTCCCACTGA
- the LOC134190005 gene encoding uncharacterized protein LOC134190005 isoform X4, whose translation METFYCYYSTFDAATAAPSTTYSEPHTQMVFSGRCLFPEANQYQTQFSNQWDECNLEALLFDIESVVSSAGLPVSSSAGYHHNCAQLPTVSATPTHSQKPVFPAKQRKPASVSAKRAKQNERDTCKRNSDERAFWNFLQVFGPHSKSDHSTEMSLTKAEKADCVNHMSQAFLKTYESWPQEKRNGVDEFLQRVRDMFNKRQLEPEMKRRRSKTCKQRWANNQMSH comes from the exons atgGAAA CTTTCTACTGCTACTATTCCACGTTTGATGCAGCTACAGCTGCACCTTCAACTACTTACTCGGAACCTCATACTCAGATGGTGTTTAGTGGACGATGTCTGTTTCCTGAGGCTAACCAATATCAGACACAATTCAGCAATCAGTGGGATGAATG TAACTTGGAGGCTTTACTGTTTGACATAGAAAGTGTAGTATCAAGTGCAGGACTTCCAG TTTCTAGTTCTGCTGGTTATCATCATAATTGTGCTCAACTGCCAACAGTATCAGCAACCCCAACACATAGTCAAAAGCCAGTTTTTCcagcaaaacaaagaaaacctGCTAGTGTCAGTGCGAAAAGAGCAAAACAAAA TGAACGTGACACCTGCAAGCGAAACAGTGATGAGAGAGCCTTCTGGAACTTCTTGCAAGTCTTTGGTCCGCACTCAAAATCTGACCATAGTACAGAGATGTCACTAACAAAAGCTGAAAAAGCTGACTGCGTTAATCATATGTCACAAGCCTTCTTGAAAA CATATGAGAGTTGGCCGCAAGAGAAACGAAACGGGGTTGATGAATTTCTTCAAAGAGTACGAGATATGTTTAACAAGCGACAGCTTGAACCAGAGATGAA GAGAAGAAGGTCTAAGACATGCAAGCAACGATGGGCAAACAATCAGA TGTCCCACTGA
- the LOC134189434 gene encoding glucose-6-phosphate isomerase-like, translating into MASRTRIAEWKALEEHYRQASTWHMRDMFAKDPQRFEQFHAVLSTAHGQLLLDYSKNIVSKDTMQLLFNLARACNVEGMRDKMFNGDKINFTEDRAVLHTALRNRANTPIVVDGHDVMPDVNAALDHMRDFSANVRSGAWTGFTGEAITDIVNIGIGGSDLGPLMVTEALKPYGDKLKVHFVSNIDGTHLAKTLANLSPQTTLFVVASKTFTTLETITNATSAKKWLLDAAKDPAAVAKHFVALSTNTAKVKEFGIKEENMFVFWDWVGGRYSLWSSIGLTIALYIGMENFEQLLDGAFAMDQHFKTAPLDENIPVLLGLLGVWYNNFFGAQSHAILPYDQYLHRFAAYFQQGDMESNGKSVSCSGDFCDYSTGPIVWGEPGTNGQHAFYQLIHQGKKVIPADFIAPVETHHPIAAGIHHQILLANFLAQTEALMKGKTMDEARQELQKSGVSGDRLQKILPHKFFAGNKPTNSIVIQKLTPFTLGLIIAMYEQKVFTQGVIWDINSFDQWGVELGKQLAKVIQPELAQPGEVTSHDSSTNGLINYIKKHNQSW; encoded by the exons ATGGCGTCTCGTACAAGAATAGCAGAGTGGAAAGCATTGGAAGAGCACTACAGACAGGCGTCAACGTGGCATATGCGTGACATGTTTGCTAAAGATCCGCAGCGCTTCGAGCAATTCCA TGCTGTCCTTTCAACTGCTCATGGCCAACTTCTTCTTGACTATTCGAAGAATATTGTCAGCAAGGATACCATGCAACTGTTGTTCAATCTG GCTCGTGCTTGTAATGTGGAAGGCATGAGAGACAAAATGTTTAATGGTGACAAGATCAACTTTACTGAG GATCGTGCTGTTCTTCATACTGCACTGCGGAACAGAGCGAACACCCCAATTGTAGTGGATGGTCATGAT GTGATGCCTGATGTGAATGCAGCATTAGATCATATGAGAGACTTCTCTGCAAATGTAAGAAGTGGAGCTTGGACAG GGTTTACTGGAGAAGCTATTACTGACATAGTTAACATTGGCATTGGTGGCTCTGATTTG GGTCCACTGATGGTTACAGAAGCTCTGAAACCATATGGAGACAAACTTAAAGTCCATTTTGTATCAAACATAGATGGCACTCACTTGGCTAAGACACTGGCTAATCTGAGTCCACAGACAAcactgtttgttgtagcttcTAAG ACATTCACAACATTGGAGACGATTACAAATGCAACTTCTGCGAAGAAATGGCTGCTAGATGCTGCAAAAGAT CCTGCGGCCGTTGCCAAACATTTTGTGGCCCTTTCTACAAATACC GCTAAAGTGAAGGAATTTGGCATCAAAGAAGAGaacatgtttgttttttggGAT TGGGTTGGTGGTCGATACTCATTGTGGTCGTCCATTGGTCTTACTATTGCTCTTTACATTG GTATGGAGAATTTTGAGCAGCTCTTGGATGGTGCCTTTGCTATG GACCAGCACTTCAAGACCGCTCCTTTGGATGAGAAT ATTCCAGTTCTTCTTGGATTGCTTGGTGTGTGGTACAATAATTTCTTTGGTGCTCAGTCACATGCCATCCTGCCGTATGACCAATACTTGCACAGATTTGCTGCATATTTTCAGCAG GGTGATATGGAGTCAAATGGCAAGTCAGTGAGTTGTAGTGGGGACTTCTGTGATTACTCTACCGGTCCGATTGTGTGGGGAGAACCTGGAACGAACGGGCAACATGCATTTTACCAACTTATACATCAGG GCAAAAAGGTTATTCCAGCTGACTTTATTGCACCCGTGGAAACACACCATCCTATTGCTGCAGGAATCCATCACCAG ATCTTGTTGGCTAACTTCTTGGCACAGACAGAGGCACTAATGAAGGGTAAGACTATGGATGAAGCAAGACAAGAATTACAGAAATCAGGAGTCAGTGGTGATCGACTCCAAAAGATTCTTCCTCACAAG ttctttgcaggaAACAAGCCAACCAATTCTATTGTGATTCAGAAGCTGACACCGTTTACATTGGGATTAATAATTG CTATGTATGAACAGAAGGTGTTCACACAAGGAGTCATCTGGGACATCAATTCATTTGATCAGTGGGG AGTTGAACTGGGCAAGCAACTTGCTAAAGTCATTCAACCAGAGCTGGCTCAGCCTGGTGAGGTCACAAGTCACGATTCCTCAACTAATGGCCTTATCAACTACATCAAGAAGCACAATCAGAGCTGGTGA
- the LOC134189435 gene encoding alkylated DNA repair protein alkB homolog 8-like: MYLVCPGEMSACRIEKRLRRLQQRTRRKLLELEPNSAVEFVEEPSRFLFVGNGGLECGVDHTTLQRFFSEYGMVRKIVMELHRPYAFVEMNDIVEKATFKIMDGKSLEPLMTSPPAAIHLSYVTHLPEKIDSTSKVVPNTCTLPPGLHFILDFVNDDEEATLLAAVASTSDEQSNHSTKDVSGSLLKHRRVRHYGYEFIYGSNDIDLSKRLESKIPSVCDFLIERMIMRGCVTRKPDQLTVNEYESGQGIPPHIDTHSAFEDGIVSLSLGSQAVMEFSHPIHPKCTILLSRRSLLVMTRECRYEWTHGIPSRKSDVVDASVFTMYGIKHEEPVIQQRGKRVSLTFRTVRGKPCCCDFPAFCDRTSYRQQKQPTETALFSDVESTHLCLT, encoded by the exons ATGTACCTCGTGTGTCCCGGTGAAATGAGTGCATGTAGGATTGAGAAACGGTTGCGACGTCTGCAGCAGAGGACGAGACGAAAACTTTTAGAATTAGAACCTAATTCGGCAGTTGAGTTTGTAGAAGAACCGTCGCGATTTCTCTTTGTTGGCAACGGAGGATTGGAGTGCGGAGTTGATCACACGACTTTGCAGCGTTTCTTTTCAGAGTACGGGATGGTAAGAAAGATTGTAATGGAACTTCACCGGCCTTACGCGTTTGTAGAAATGAACGACATAGTGGAAAAAGCTACATTCAAAATAATGGACGGAAAAAGTTTAGAACCGCTAATGACGTCACCACCAGCTGCCATTCATCTGTCATACGTCACTCACTTGCCTGAAAAAATTGACTCTACAAGTAAAGTCGTGCCAAACACCTGTACTTTACCTCCAGGTCTACATTTCATACTAGACTTTGTgaatgatgatgaagaagcaACCCTATTAGCTGCTGTTGCCAGCACTTCTGATGAACAGTCCAACCACTCAACCAAAGATGTATCCGGTAGCTTACTGAAACACAGAAGGGTTAGACATTATGGTTACGAGTTTATTTACGGATCTAACGACATCGACTTGAGCAAGCGTCTGGAGAGTAAAATACCATCTGTGTGCGACTTTCTGATAGAAAGGATGATAATGCGAGGATGTGTGACCCGCAAGCCCGATCAACTGACTGTGAATGAGTACGAGTCTGGGCAAG GAATTCCTCCTCACATTGACACTCACTCGGCCTTCGAAGATGGGATAGTGTCATTGAGTTTAGGCTCACAG GCTGTAATGGAGTTTAGTCACCCAATCCACCCTAAATGCACAATATTGCTCTCTCGACGCAGTCTACTTGTCATGACTAGAGAATGTCGTTACGAATGGACCCACGG CATCCCGTCTAGAAAAAGCGATGTAGTCGATGCATCGGTCTTTACGATGTACGGCATCAAGCACGAGGAACCGGTTATACAACAAAGAGGCAAACGTGTGTCTTTAACCTTCAGAACTGTTCGAGGAAAGCCATGCTGTTGTG ATTTTCCAGCGTTTTGCGACAGAACAAGCTACAGACAGCAGAAGCAGCCGACTGAGACAGCATTGTTTAGTGATGTTGAATCAACACATTTGTGTTTGACATAA